The following proteins come from a genomic window of Synergistaceae bacterium:
- a CDS encoding radical SAM protein codes for MYYRLKDDYILRGWDKLPYAVVNTKTGLAVFITSKQMQALELCDGNIDLSMPFIPDVMKKLISKYESSGIIEQCKKGQGLTLHQQYKKYPSRYISSAHWAITGKCNYKCRHCYMSAPEINAYQAPHENIMKIIDQLSECGVMSVSLTGGEPLLRDDFLEIADSLTEHGIIIAHIYSNGSLVNEKILGELDKRKYDHSQRQ; via the coding sequence GACAAGCTCCCCTATGCTGTAGTAAATACAAAAACGGGGCTGGCTGTCTTCATCACGTCAAAACAAATGCAGGCTCTCGAACTCTGCGACGGAAATATTGATTTGTCAATGCCGTTTATTCCTGATGTCATGAAAAAATTAATCTCTAAATACGAATCAAGCGGCATAATCGAACAATGCAAAAAAGGTCAGGGCTTAACACTTCATCAGCAATACAAAAAATATCCTTCCCGTTATATTAGTTCAGCTCACTGGGCAATAACCGGCAAATGTAATTACAAGTGCAGGCATTGCTATATGTCAGCTCCAGAAATTAACGCCTATCAAGCACCGCACGAAAATATCATGAAAATTATCGATCAGCTTTCAGAATGCGGAGTAATGAGCGTATCTTTAACAGGGGGCGAGCCTTTATTACGTGATGACTTTCTCGAAATAGCAGACTCTCTCACTGAACACGGAATAATAATCGCTCACATATATTCTAACGGCTCACTTGTGAATGAAAAAATTTTAGGCGAACTCGACAAACGCAAATATGATCATTCACAACGGCAATAA